The genomic region GCGGTAAGAGGGACAATTTTTGAGGCCTGGCCGATCTTTAGCAGGGAAAAGTAAGTAAACATTCCAAGTACCCCTGCCAGGATTCCGCTTAAACACGCGGCAATAATCGTTTTTGAATCAAGCTGTGAAATTTCGCGATACTCTCCGGTTAGGGAGGTTGCCACCACCAGGATGATTGCGGCAAAGCCAGTGCGCATGGTAAGGGCAAAAAGCGGTGACATGCCTTTTAAGGCCAATTTTTCCAAAAGG from Thermodesulfatator atlanticus DSM 21156 harbors:
- a CDS encoding EamA family transporter encodes the protein MNLKVFFLWLLTICFWGSAPLLEKLALKGMSPLFALTMRTGFAAIILVVATSLTGEYREISQLDSKTIIAACLSGILAGVLGMFTYFSLLKIGQASKIVPLTATYPLVTALLAYLFLGEKVSLMRLCGIILTVSGLIVLLRS